CCGAGCGCGGCGAGCTCGGCCAGCAGGGCCCGGGTGATCGCCTCGGTGCCGCCCTCGGCGACCGGCCAGCCGACGGCGTGGGCACTGCCGGCGAGCATCAGCCCGACCGAGGCGCTGAGCACCCCGTCGAGTCGGCCGAACTTGTGGGCGGCGACGCCCGTGAACAGCGCGCGGGCGGGGTCGTCGCGGAACCGGCGGGCCAGCACGGTGGCGGGGAGGGCGGCCTTCATGCCGAACCGGCCGAGGGTCACCGGGTGCCCGGGCAGGTGCACGACCGGGCGCAGCACCTCGTCCATGAGGTCGTCGAAGTTGCGCACGATCGGGGCGAACATCCGTCGCCAGCGCTCGCCGTCGACGCCGAGGGATGCCACCGACGCCGACATGTCGCGGGCCGCGACGCCCGCGCGGCCGTCGTCGAGCGGGTGGGCGAGGTCGACCTCCGGCCACAGCCAGCGCAGGCCGTGCCGCTCCAACCCGAGGGAGCGGAAGAAGGGGGAGGCGACGCCGGTCGGGTGGAAGGCGGCGCAGTCGTCGTGCAGCACACCGGGGAGGGTCAGCTCACTGGTGCGGGTGCCGCCGCCGGGGCGCTCGTGCGCCTCGACGACGGTCACCGGGAGGCCGGCCTGGGCGAGGCGGATGGCGCCCGCGAGCCCGTTGGGCCCGCTGCCCACGACGACTGCACTGCTCAAGCGACGGGGTCCTTCCCGCTGGTCGGCTGGGTCAGGGTTCCCTTGCGACGGTACCCGGCGGCGGTCCACGAGACCTGCACGGGGACCGGGCCGTTGGGCAGCCACGGCTGCTCCTTCACGCAGTCGCGGACGTCCCAGCTGCCCCGCTCGACGACGCCGAGGGCGGCATCGATGACCCGGTACTCCTGCGGCCGCGACGTGCGCCACGGCGTCGCCTGCGACTCGCAGTAGACGACGACGAGGTCGCCGGGCTCGAGGCCGAGCCGCTTCTGCACCGCGGCGACCAGGCGCTCGTCGTGGAGGTGCCCGTCGCCGAAGTTCCAGCCGACGAGGATGTTGCACATGAACTCGCCCTCGCGCACGTCGCGGGTCTCGAGGTCGTCGAGGTGCTCCATCAGCACCGACAGCACGCCCCGGCCCTGGCTGTGCATCGCGCGCCACGCGACCGCCTTCTGCACGGTCATCTCGGCCTCGTCGGCGGTGTAGGGCATCGGCGCCATCCGCTGCAGCTGGTCGTTCTGCGTCTCGACCAGCAGCAGCTCGTTGAGCCGCTGCTCCACCCCGGGCTTCATCGCCCAGACCGCAGAGGCCCAGTTGCCGGCGTACTGGCGCATCGACGGGAGGAAGGAGACCAGGTCGGGACGCAGGTTGCCGAGCACCGGCCCGAACAGCAGCAGCGCGAAGATCGGCAGGAGCAGCCAGGGCTTCGAGAACTCCCAGATGTTGTACGTCGACGCGTCGAACCCCGCTCCCAGGTCGGTGCCGCCCCACAGCACGAGGGCGATGTAGCCGAAGTAGACGTTCCACTCGAGCGGCACGGCCAGCGGGAAGGTCGAGGTGATGAAGATGTGGAAGACGAGCATCGCCACCGCCCCCAGCATCGCGACGGTGTCGTTCGCGGTCGTCAGCAGGAGGATCGGGATGATGATCTCGACGGTCGTGCCGCCGACGTGGGCCATGAACCAGGCCAGTCTCGAGGGCCGGATGTCGTCGGGTGCGTTGCGGTAGTGCAGCCTCTTGACGATGTTCAGCTGGCCGGGGGAGTTGGACACCATCGGCGGGACCACGTTGATGAAGTGCTCGCCGATCTTGGAGACGCCCGCGCCGATCCACACGATGCAGATGATGATCTTGAACGCGACCACGAGGTCGACGAAGTCGCCGGCGGACGCCCCGTCGCGCAGGGCGACGGCGCCGAGGGTGGCGGAGAACAGCATGATCGGCAGGTACTGCTCGGAGCGGGCGGCCAGGAAGATCACCTTGTCGCGCAGGCCCATCAGCGGCATCAGCACGAGGATCGGGACGAAGGCGAGCGGCGGCACCAGCTCCTGCGGGCCGGTCCCGGCAGGCAGCGCGGTGACCGGGTCGGCGTGCGTGACGAGGGGTACGACGAGCGCGGCCAGCACGCCGACGTACAGGACCACGTCGAGGACGGTCCGCTCGTCGCCGCCGGTTCCCGGCACGTGCTTGCCCCACGGCGCCATCCGGATCGTGCCCGGCCGCAGCCAGTAGCGGATGTTGCCCAGCATCGGCACGAAGTGGCCGCACAGCGGCCCGAACGCGCCGCCCAGGCCGACCACCTCGAGGAGCATCAGCCACACGGCGAGCTTCTGGTAGACGACGACGTTGTCGAACCACGTGCCCGGGTCGGTGAAGTGGACGTGGTCGGTGGTCCACCCGGTGATGGCCAGGCCGACCGCGAAGTAGAGGCCGAGCATCTTGAGGATGTAGACGACGTGCAGCATCCGCGGGGTGTTGAAGCCCTCAGTCACCCAGTTGGTGGTGAGGACGTGCAGGCGCTCACGGAACGGCAGCGCGAGGAAGTCGGCGGGCGCCATCGGCTCCGGCGCGGGCTTGAGGAAACCCATGTCACTCTCCTGCCAGTCGTGCCCGCAGCGCGGGCTTGTCGATCTTGCCGACGGGGTTCTTCGGGAGTACGTCGAGCACGTGCACCGCGACCGGGACCTTCACCTTGGTCAGCTCCTCCCGGCAGCGGGCCAGCAGGGCGTCCACGTCGATGCCGCCGCCGGGCTGGGGCGACACGAAGGCGACCACCACCTCGCCGTACACGGGATCGGGGGCGCCGACGACGGCCGCCTCGAGGACGGAGGGGTCGCCGTGCAGGACGTTCTCGATCTCCTTGGGATAGATGTTCTCGCCGCCGCGGATGATCATGTCCTTGATCCGGTCCACGATCCGCAGGTAGCCGTCGGCGTCGAGGATCCCGACGTCGCCGGTGTGCAGCCAGCCGTCGCCGAGCGTCTCGGCGGTCGCCTCGGGCCGGTTGAGGTAGCCGCGCATCACGTTGCCGCCCTTGATCACGACCTCGCCCCGCTCGCCGGTCGGTGCCATCGTCCCGTCGGGCGCCATGATCGCGACGATCTGGCCGGGCAGCGCCGGGCCGACGGTGCCGGGCTTGCGCACGCCGCCGACCGGGTTGCAGGTCGACGCGCAGGTGCCCTCGGAGAGCCCGTAACCCTCGACGAGCGGGAACCCGAACCTCTTCTCCACCGCCGCGAACAGCTCCGGGGGCGCGGGCGCCGCGCCGCAGACGGCGAAGCGGACCGAGCTCACGTCCGCGCGCACCTCCTCGGGCAGGGCGACCAGGTGGGAGTAGATCGTGGGCACGGCCGAGAAGTAGGTCGGCCGCAGCCGCTCGATCGCCTGCAGGAACTCGACCGGGTGGAAGCGCTGCAGCACCGACAGCTGCCCGCCGACCGACATCGGCGTCAGCCAGCTGACGCAGATCGCGTTGACGTGGAAGAGCGGCAGCACCAGCAGGCAGTGGTCGTCACCGGTGACGGCGATCGCCTCGCCCATGCTCGCGATCATCGCCTCGATGTTGGCGTGGTCGAGCATCACGCCCTTGGGGCGGCCGGTCGAGCCGCTGGTGTAGACGAGCAGGGCGAGGTCGTTGGGGGCCGTCGTGGCCGGCGGCAGCGTGCCCGCCGGGGCGGTGGCGAGGTCGTCGACGCCGAGCACCGTCGCGCCGCCGTGCACGGTTGTGGGATCGGTGGTGACCACGACCACGGCACCGGAGTCGCCGATCTGGTGGCCGGCCTCGGTCGCCGTGAAGGTCGGGTTGATCGGAGTCGCCGCCGCGCCCAGCCGCCAGGCGGCCATGATCGCGACGAGCAGCTCGACCCGGTTGGGGAGCATCACGGCGACGACGGAGCCCGCCGTGACGCCGCGCGCCGCGAGCTGTTCGGCGACGGCCTCGACCCGCTCGCCGAACGTCCGGTAGGTCAGGTCCAGCCGGTCGTCGCGCACGCACGGCAGGTCGTCGTACGACGTGGGGCGGTGCCAGGGGAGGTGGTCGAAGGTCATCGGGGGCTCCTGCGGGACTCGGGTGGTGACGCTCCGACGCTAGGACTGCGGCCTCCCGAGGTTCTTGGTCCCGGAGCACGAACTCGACGGGCGGATTCGGAGCTGCGGGGCCAAGACCGGCCGACGGGCCAGTCTGGCACCATGGCGTGACGGCCGTCACCCCTTGGTGCCGCGGCCCAAAGCCGGACCGAGGGGGTGGTCGCCGTGACCGATGCCGAGAGCGAGCTGCAGGGCATCGCGGCGCTCATCGCGGAGCGCGCGGCCGAGCTGACGTCGTACCTCGTGGTCGAGTTCGGCAAGCGCATCCCCGAGCTCCCGACCGACCCGTCGCTGGTCGACCTCCTCAACGGCAGCGCGAGCTCCAACCTCGAGACCCTGGCCCACCTGCTGCGCGGGCACGTGCCGATCGACGAGATCCAGGCGCCGGCCGCCGCCGTCGAGTACGCGCGCCGGCTCGCCCAGCGCGGCACCCCGCCCAGCGCGCTGCTGCGCGCCTACCGGCTCGGCCAGCAGCTGATCCTGCGCTGGGCCAGCGAGGAGATCGCCCGCCGGGTCGGCGATCCGGCCCTCGCGCTGCAGACCAGCAACCTGCTGACCGACACGTCCTTCCAGTACGTCGACGCGGTGTCCGAGGACGTGATGGGCGCCTACCTGACCGAGCGCGAGCGGTGGCTGGCCAACCGGAGCGCGGTCCAGCGCGAGACCGTCGAGGCGCTGCTGCGCGGCGACCGGATGGACGTCGGCGCCACCGAGGCGGCCCTCGGCTACCGGCTGCGCCAGCACCACCTCGGCCTCGTGCTCTGGTCCGCCGGCGCCGACAACGGGCTCGCCGACTCCGAGCGGCTGTTGGCCCGGCTCGCCCAGCGGGTCGGCTCCGGGCACCCGCTCTTCGTGCCGCGCGACCGCGACACCGCGTGGGCGTGGCTGCCGATCGGTCGCACGGCCGACGTGGACCTCGACGCGGTGGCGGACGTGCTGGCGGCCGACGGCGGCGGCATCCGGGTCGCCCTCGGCGTACCGGATGCCGGGGAGCAGGGCTTCCGGGCCAGCCACCTCGGCGCGGCGGCGGCGCACGACGTCGCCCAGCTCGGTCAGTACGACGCCGACGTGATCTCCTACGCCGACCCGACGGTCCGCGCGGCGGCCCTGCTGGTGCGCGATATGGACTCGACCCGGCGGATGGTGGCGCGCACGCTCGGCGAGCTCGCCACCGACTCCGAGGGCGCCGCCCGGATGCGCGAGACGCTGCTCGCCTTCCTCGAGGACCGGGAGAGCTTCGTCGCCACCGCCGCCCGGCTGCACCTGCACAAGAACACCGTGAAGTACCGCGTCGACCGCGCGGTCGAGGCCCGCGGCAAGCCGCTCGGGGAGGAGCGGCTCGACCTCGAGCTCGCGCTCATCGCCTGCCGGTGGCTGGGGCCGGAGGTGCTGCGCAAGAACGGTCAAGCGGCGCCGCACTGAACGGTCCAGACTCGTCCCATGAGCACACCGACCGGCCGCGACCGCCTCCGCGAGCTGCTCGACGCCGTGCTCGACGAGGACAACCGGACGCTCGACGCGATGGCCCAGGGGGCGTACGCGTCGCCGTACCACTTCAGCCGGAGGCTCTCCCGCGACGCCGGCGAGGCGCCGGTGGCGATGCGGCGCCGGGTGATGCTCGAACGGGCGGCGTGGCGGATCCGGAAGGGGTCGAGCGTCACGGACGCCGCGTGGGAGGCGGGCTACGAGTCCCTCGAGGGCTTCAGCCGCGCCTTCTCCCGCGCCTACGGGCACGCGCCGAGCGACGTCGGCGAGACCGGCAGCGTCTGGCTGCCCGCCGCCAACGGCATCCACTTCCACCCGCCCACGAGCCTGTGGGTCCACAGCACGGAGCAGGCCATGAACCCGGTGACCGACCAGCAGGTCCGCCACGACCTCGACGACACCCGCGCGCTGGTCGAGCACGCCAAGGGCCTCAGCCCGGAGGAGTGGCGGGAGGTCCGCGCCCCGGGCCACCAGGTCGCGTCGTGGGAGGGGCCGGAGGAGTCGATCGCGGCCGTGCTGGAGCGCACGGTCTTCGCGAAGGAGGTCTGGCTCGCGGCGGTCGAGGGCACCGAGTTCCCCGCGGTCGACCGTGACCCGAACCCGGCGACGCTGCTGGCGCGGCACGACGCCGTCGCCGGCCGCTGGCTCGCCGCCGTCCGTGACATCGACCGGCGCGGCGGCTGGGACGACCTGATCATCGACGCCCTCTGCGAGCCGCCCGAGTCCTTCGTGCTGAGCAGCATCGTGACCCACGTGCTGACCTACAGCGCCTACCGGCGGCTGCTCGTGCGCGGCTGGCTGCACCGTGCCGGCGTCGACCTCGACCTCGACGACGGAGACCCCATCAACTGGCTGCGCCACGAGGCCGGCGAGCAACCCGAGACCGGAGGAGACCGGTGACCCGCACGACGTACTACACCGCCACCACGCTGGACGGCTTCATCGCCGACCCCGACGACTCGCTCGCGTGGCTGCTGCGCCAGCCGCAGGACGAGGGCGGCGGACCGCAGTCCTACGACGACTTCATCAAGCGGATCGGCGCACTGGTGATGGGCTCGACGACCTACGAGTGGGTGCTCGCGCACCTCGAGAGGACGGGGGAGGATTGGTTCTACTCCCAGCCGTCGTGGGTGATGACCACCCGCGACCTGCCCGTCCCCGAGGGCGCCGACGTGCGCTTCGCGTCCGGCCCCGTGACCGACGTGTACGACGCCCTGCGCGACGCGGCCGGCGACCTCGACATCTGGGTGGTCGGCGGCGGCGACCTCGCCGGGCAGTTCGCCGACGCGGGGCTCCTCGACGACGTCATCGTGTCGGTCGCACCGGTCACGCTCGGCGCCGGCCGGCCGCTCCTGCCCCGGCGGCTGGAGCTCCGGCTCGTCGAGACCGCTCCCAACGGCGCGTTCGTCACGGCCCGCTACGAGGTCGACGGCCCGCTGCTGGA
Above is a genomic segment from Nocardioides aromaticivorans containing:
- a CDS encoding PucR family transcriptional regulator; translation: MTDAESELQGIAALIAERAAELTSYLVVEFGKRIPELPTDPSLVDLLNGSASSNLETLAHLLRGHVPIDEIQAPAAAVEYARRLAQRGTPPSALLRAYRLGQQLILRWASEEIARRVGDPALALQTSNLLTDTSFQYVDAVSEDVMGAYLTERERWLANRSAVQRETVEALLRGDRMDVGATEAALGYRLRQHHLGLVLWSAGADNGLADSERLLARLAQRVGSGHPLFVPRDRDTAWAWLPIGRTADVDLDAVADVLAADGGGIRVALGVPDAGEQGFRASHLGAAAAHDVAQLGQYDADVISYADPTVRAAALLVRDMDSTRRMVARTLGELATDSEGAARMRETLLAFLEDRESFVATAARLHLHKNTVKYRVDRAVEARGKPLGEERLDLELALIACRWLGPEVLRKNGQAAPH
- a CDS encoding helix-turn-helix domain-containing protein, which encodes MSTPTGRDRLRELLDAVLDEDNRTLDAMAQGAYASPYHFSRRLSRDAGEAPVAMRRRVMLERAAWRIRKGSSVTDAAWEAGYESLEGFSRAFSRAYGHAPSDVGETGSVWLPAANGIHFHPPTSLWVHSTEQAMNPVTDQQVRHDLDDTRALVEHAKGLSPEEWREVRAPGHQVASWEGPEESIAAVLERTVFAKEVWLAAVEGTEFPAVDRDPNPATLLARHDAVAGRWLAAVRDIDRRGGWDDLIIDALCEPPESFVLSSIVTHVLTYSAYRRLLVRGWLHRAGVDLDLDDGDPINWLRHEAGEQPETGGDR
- a CDS encoding DUF3556 domain-containing protein — protein: MGFLKPAPEPMAPADFLALPFRERLHVLTTNWVTEGFNTPRMLHVVYILKMLGLYFAVGLAITGWTTDHVHFTDPGTWFDNVVVYQKLAVWLMLLEVVGLGGAFGPLCGHFVPMLGNIRYWLRPGTIRMAPWGKHVPGTGGDERTVLDVVLYVGVLAALVVPLVTHADPVTALPAGTGPQELVPPLAFVPILVLMPLMGLRDKVIFLAARSEQYLPIMLFSATLGAVALRDGASAGDFVDLVVAFKIIICIVWIGAGVSKIGEHFINVVPPMVSNSPGQLNIVKRLHYRNAPDDIRPSRLAWFMAHVGGTTVEIIIPILLLTTANDTVAMLGAVAMLVFHIFITSTFPLAVPLEWNVYFGYIALVLWGGTDLGAGFDASTYNIWEFSKPWLLLPIFALLLFGPVLGNLRPDLVSFLPSMRQYAGNWASAVWAMKPGVEQRLNELLLVETQNDQLQRMAPMPYTADEAEMTVQKAVAWRAMHSQGRGVLSVLMEHLDDLETRDVREGEFMCNILVGWNFGDGHLHDERLVAAVQKRLGLEPGDLVVVYCESQATPWRTSRPQEYRVIDAALGVVERGSWDVRDCVKEQPWLPNGPVPVQVSWTAAGYRRKGTLTQPTSGKDPVA
- a CDS encoding class I adenylate-forming enzyme family protein, with the translated sequence MTFDHLPWHRPTSYDDLPCVRDDRLDLTYRTFGERVEAVAEQLAARGVTAGSVVAVMLPNRVELLVAIMAAWRLGAAATPINPTFTATEAGHQIGDSGAVVVVTTDPTTVHGGATVLGVDDLATAPAGTLPPATTAPNDLALLVYTSGSTGRPKGVMLDHANIEAMIASMGEAIAVTGDDHCLLVLPLFHVNAICVSWLTPMSVGGQLSVLQRFHPVEFLQAIERLRPTYFSAVPTIYSHLVALPEEVRADVSSVRFAVCGAAPAPPELFAAVEKRFGFPLVEGYGLSEGTCASTCNPVGGVRKPGTVGPALPGQIVAIMAPDGTMAPTGERGEVVIKGGNVMRGYLNRPEATAETLGDGWLHTGDVGILDADGYLRIVDRIKDMIIRGGENIYPKEIENVLHGDPSVLEAAVVGAPDPVYGEVVVAFVSPQPGGGIDVDALLARCREELTKVKVPVAVHVLDVLPKNPVGKIDKPALRARLAGE
- a CDS encoding dihydrofolate reductase family protein — its product is MTRTTYYTATTLDGFIADPDDSLAWLLRQPQDEGGGPQSYDDFIKRIGALVMGSTTYEWVLAHLERTGEDWFYSQPSWVMTTRDLPVPEGADVRFASGPVTDVYDALRDAAGDLDIWVVGGGDLAGQFADAGLLDDVIVSVAPVTLGAGRPLLPRRLELRLVETAPNGAFVTARYEVDGPLLEDRAG